A stretch of the Conger conger chromosome 3, fConCon1.1, whole genome shotgun sequence genome encodes the following:
- the LOC133124171 gene encoding actin filament-associated protein 1-like 1 isoform X4 gives MGHRSECQSVSQRFCTLRKKGMKCLDPSPADTPPPLPTTPPPEDYYEEAVPLGPGKMPQYITTRGNSSPPNSIEDGYYEDADNNYPTTRINGQRKNSYNDSDALSSSYESYDEEDEETKAQRLTHQWPSEENSMGLAKDCRICAFLLRKKRFGQWAKQLTLIRQNRLQCYKSSRDRRPSTDVLLSLCSVSYLPKDGRRKKHELRFALPAGETLVLAVQSKEQAEGWLRVIREVSGQSSVSTGPDSSTSPVIQRRTEHPDKKQSADKHTSDSDSVAAGDSVSPSNSRETREGKVKRGGLSELTESVSRAAGRKITRIISFSKKKPPLPGDPRTPLPEDQDPRCGYLSVLVNQVWRERWCCVRRGTLFFHRDRGDLRTHTSAVALQGCEVVPGLGPKHPFAFRILRGGNEVAALEASCSEQMGRWLGVLLAETGSAVDPESLHYDYVDVDTITNIRTAARHSFLWATSSGSDSRTYDDVPYESVQAEDQGAEPVTVVKRRSSYSSGDTEKQQVSVTRHGSNANLYGRYGRTRAEEDARRGLQEKEALERERDAVRNHLLLLRKERREAKEELKSTAVGKQHRALEERISQLEERCREKETQRVELELKLSTVKENLRKCLTGGAGGVPGESRSPSKVCSQVKGRKYSGHYGDTQLPVNCASEIRKRPLSIYASTKGTVMRRTKEWESKKGT, from the exons ATGGGTCACAGGTCagagtgtcagtcagtgtctcAGCGCTTCTGCACTCTCAGGAAGAAAGGGATGAAATGCCTGGACCCT AGTCCAGCGgacaccccgcccccccttccgACCACGCCCCCTCCTGAGGATTACTATGAGGAGGCAGTCCCTCTCGGACCTGGAAAAATGCCCCAATACATCACCACACGCG GCAATTCCAGCCCTCCTAACTCCATTGAAGACGGGTACTATGAAGACGCAGATAACAACTACCCCACGACCCGGATCAACGGCCAGCGCAAGAACTCCT ACAACGACTCAGATGCTCTGAGCAGCTCCTACGAGTCGTACGATGAGGAAGACGAGGAGACGAAGGCCCAGCGGCTGACGCACCAGTGGCCCTCGGAGGAGAACTCCATGGGCCTGGCCAAGGACTGCCGCATCTGCGCCTTCCTCCTGAGGAAGAAGAGGTTCGGCCAGTGGGCCAAGCAGCTCACCCTCATCCGCCAGAACCGCCTGCAG TGCTACAAGAGCTCCAGAGACCGCCGGCCCTCCACGGACGTGCTGCTCAGCCTCTGCTCCGTCTCCTACCTGCCCAAAGATGGCCGCCGCAAGAAGCACGAGCTGCGCTTCGCCCTCCCGGCCGGGGAGACCCTAGTGCTCGCCGTGCAGAGCAAGGAGCAGGCCGAGGGCTGGCTCAGG gtcaTCAGGGAGGTCAGCGGTCAGAGTTCCGTCAGTACCGGGCCGgactcctccacctctcctgtTATACAGCGCAGGACTGAGCATCCGgacaag AAGCAGTCAGCTGATAAACACACCTCTGACTCAGACAGTGTCGCCGCGGGCGACAGCGTCTCCCCGAGCAACAGCCGCGAGACCCGTGAGG ggaaGGTGAAGCGGGGTGGCCTATCAGAGCTCACAGAGTCAGTGAGTCGTGCCGCGGGGCGGAAGATCACTCGCATCATCAGCTTCTCCAAAAAgaagccccccctccccggagACCCCCGCACCCCCCTCCCTGAGGACCAGGACCCTCGCTGTG GGTATCTCAGCGTCCTGGTGAACCAGGTCTGGAGGGAGCGCTGGTGCTGTGTTCGGAGGGGGACCCTGTTCTTCCACCGCGACAGGGGGGACCTCCGCACCCACACGAGCGCCGTGGCCCTGCAGGGCTGCGAGGTGGTCCCGGGGCTGGGGCCCAAGCACCCCTTCGCCTTCCGGATCCTGCGGGGGGGCAACGAGGTGGCAGCGCTGGAG gccaGCTGCTCGGAGCAGATGGGCCGCTGGCTGGGAGTGCTCCTGGCGGAGACGGGCAGTGCGGTGGATCCAGAGTCTCTGCACTACGACTATGTGGACGTGGACACCATCACCAACATCCGCACCGCCGCGCGCCACTCCTTCCT GTGGGCCACCTCATCCGGCTCAGACTCCAGGACATATGACGATGTCCCGTATgagagtgtacag GCGGAGGACCAGGGGGCGGAGCCTGTCACCGTGGTGAAGAGACGCTCCTCCTACTCCAGTGGAGACACGGAGAAGCAGCAGGTCAGCGTGACGAGGCACGGATCCA ACGCCAATCTGTACGGGCGGTACGGCCGGACGCGGGCGGAGGAGGACGCGCGCCGGGGCCTGCAGGAGAAGGAGGCGCTGGAGCGAGAGAGGGACGCCGTGCGGAACCACCTGCTTCTCCTGCGCAAGGAGCGCAGGGAGGCCAAGGAGGAGCTGAAGAGCACGGCAG tgggtaAACAGCACAGGGCTCTGGAGGAGAGGATCTCCCAGCTGGAGGAGCGCTGCAGGGAGAAGGAGACGCAGAGGgtggagctggagctgaagcTGAGCACGGTGAAGGAGAACCTGAGGAAGTGTCTcacaggaggagcaggaggagtgcCAGGAGAGAGCCGGTCCCCCAGcaag GTGTGTTCTCAGGTGAAAGGCAGGAAGTATAGTGGTCACTATGGTGACACGCAGCTGCCAGTCAACTGTGCGTCTGAAATACGTAAACGCCCCCTTTCCATCTACGCCTCCACCAAGGGGACCGTGATGCGGAGGACAAAG GAATGGGAGTCCAAGAAAGGGACCTAA